DNA from Thiomicrorhabdus sp. Kp2:
TTGGGTAACTCTTAGCTAATAATATGAACTTAAAATCATTTTACTCTAAATGGTAAAAGTGGTCATGGGTAAAGTTAACTAGAGGGTTTAAGATAATGGCTTACCGTTCAAGTCTGTTAATGGTTTTTAATCCGAAAAATTAAAAATCACCCCAAAGGGTTTGTATTATGGCAATAATAGCGGGTCCAGCAGTTTCGGTGCGCAATACACGTGGCCCTAATTGAACAGGGGTTAATCCAGCTTGCTTGGCCTGCAATACCTCTTCTTCGGTTAAACCACCTTCAGGTCCAATAAGTAATTGGATTGGGTGCTCTATGGGCGGTTGAGAAATGCTTTTGAGCGTATGGCTGGCATAAGGGTCTAGAACTAAACCAAAAGGTTCTGATAGTTGGTTTAACCAGGCCTGGTAAGTTAAGATGGGCTGTATTTTAGGGACTACTGTTCGACCACTCTGTTCACAAGCATTAATGACAATGGACTGCCATTGTGCACGACGTTTTTCAAGCTTATCGTCTTGCAGTTTTACATCACAACGTTCAGTGAAGATTGGTTGAATCGTTGTAATTCCGAGCTCTACCGCCTTTTGAATGGAGTAATCCATTCGGTCACCTTTAGAAATACCTTGTACCAATACGGTATGGAGGGGTGATTCATTATTAGACTCTTCAACGGTTTCAATTAAAAGGTCAGCGGTTCTGCGACTGGTTACAATAAGTTTACCTTTGGCTAATAAACCTTTGCCATTAAAAGCCTCAATTACATAGTCATTTTTTAAACGCAAAACCGTTAGTGCATAGTGCGCTTGTTCTTTAGGTAGAGCAATGGTTTGGTTTGCTTGGTAATTACCTTCTAAAAACAAGCGAGAGATACGCATAGATGGATACTCTATTTAAAAGTTAGATTTTTAGTGATTTCTAAAGTGGGTTCAATGCTATTCATGCTATAAAAATGAATACCAGGAGCGCCTGCATCGAGTAGCTTCTGAGCTAATTCTTGAACCACATCTTTACCAAAAGAGAGTAGGCTCTCTTTATCGTCTTCAAAACTCTCTAAACGACACTTTAACCAACGTGGTACTTCAGCGCCACAACCTTCAGAAAAACGAATTAAGTTCTCATAGTTGGTGATTGGCATAATGCCAGGAATAATCGGTAGGTCAATGCCATTACGCTCACAGTTATCAATGAAATAACGGTAGCTGTCAAAGTTAAAGAAGTATTGAGTAATCGCTGAATCAGCGCCTTGCTCAACCTTATGCTTAAACCACTTAATACCAATGTCACAGTTACGCGCTTGCGGATGGGTTTCTGGGTAAGCGGCCACTTCAATGTGAAAGGTATCACCACGAGTATCTTTAATGAATTTGACTAAGTCACTGGCGTATTTAAATTCACCTGGGTCCATCATACCTGAAGGCAAATCGCCACGCAGGGCCACAATACGTTTGATGCCTAATGCTTCATAGGTATCCAGTAATTCTGTAACACTCTCTTGGCAAGCGCCAATACAAGTTAAGTGTGGCGCAGCTGCATGTGGTGTGTTTTGCTGGATATATTTAACCGTTTCCAGCGTTTTTTCTTGTGTAGTGCCACCCGCACCATAAGTCACTGACATATACTCAGGGTTTAAAGCCCCAAGTTCATTAATGACGGTTTTAAGTTTATCCATGCCTGGTTCGGTTCTTGGTGGAAAAAACTCCAAACTAAATTTTTGAGCGTATTTTTGTTGAGATTTCATTTTGTCTCTCTTTTAAAACGACCAGGCCTGGTCTTTGAATGTTACCAGGCCTGGTTAAATCTTGAATTTAAAATTGACTAAACTAGACAGTCTTATAGTCCTGCGTCTGCTCTTAGGGCATCTGCTTTATCGGTTTTTTCCCAGGTGAATTCAGGTAATTCACGGCCAAAGTGACCATAAGATGCGGTCTTTTGGTAGATTGGACGATACAAATCTAACATAGCAATAAGCCCTTTAGGGCGCAAGTCAAAGTGTTCACGTACTAATCTTTCGATTAACTGAATATCCACTTTTTCAGTGCCAAAAGTTTCGATGCTGATTGACGTTGGTTCTGCTACACCGATGGCATAAGAAACTTGAATTTCACACTTGTCTGCTAAACCAGCAGCCACAATGTTTTTAGCCACATAACGACCTGCATAAGCCGCTGACCGGTCTACTTTTGATGGATCTTTACCAGAGAATGCCCCACCGCCGTGACGTGCCATACCACCGTAAGTGTCTACAATGATTTTACGTCCAGTTAATCCAGCATCACCTACTGGCCCACCAATCACAAAGCGCCCTGTAGGGTTAATATGGTACTGGGTGTCTTTGTGTAACCATTCAGCTGGTAAAACGGGTTTAATAATTTCTTCCATAATGGCTTCACGTAGAGTTTTATTATCAACCTCTGGGCCGTGCTGAGTAGAAAGTACCACCGCATCAATCGCAACGGGTTGGCCATCTTCATAACGTAACGTCACTTGGCTTTTGGCATCAGGGCGGAGCCAATCAAGTTGGCCTGATTTACGCACATACGCTTGGCGCTCCATTAAACGGTGAGCGTAGTAGATAGGTGCTGGCATTAACACATCGGTTTCATTGGATGCGTAACCAAACATTAAACCTTGGTCACCCGCGCCTTGCTCGTGTTCTGCTGTATCATCAACCCCCATCGCAATTTCAGGTGATTGCTTGCCAATTGAAGAGAGTACCGCGCAAGTTTCACCATCAAACCCTAAATCTCCATGGTCGTAACCAATTTCTTTGACGACTTTACGTACCAGTTCTTCTTGATCAACCCAAGCTTCAGTGGTGATTTCACCACCCAGCATTACCATGCCTGTTTTAACAAAGGTTTCACAAGCCACACGAGCGCGAGGGTCTTGTTTTAAGATAGCATCCAGCATCGCATCCGAAATTTGGTCGGCGATTTTGTCTGGATGGCCTTCTGATACAGATTCAGAAGTAAAAACGGTTGTTTTAGTCATATTGTGTTCCTCGAAAAGAATAGTGAATTAATAACGAGGTACGGGGAATTGCTGGGAACGAAATCTATAGAAGGGTTCCTCGCTTTAGCCGTACTTTTTAAAGCGCCCGCAAGCTGATAATCAAATCGGCGCATATGTGTATTATCTAATATTTTTTTTGTAGGTTCAAGTTGTAGGGGAAACATAGAACGGAAATGTGCTTGTAACATCTCTGTCATACGAACTTAATGACAATTTAATCAATAAGAGAGGGGTTGAAATTAACATTAGCGGACTCTAATATCAAAAAATGGTTAAGACCTTTTATGCCTTTGTTCAAAAACTCAAACTCTAATCATTCCGAATTTCATCCTACCAGTGTGCTGGATGCAAGCCAGCGTCTTATGTTAATGCAATCTGGTTTGGGTAGCGAGTTATTGGATATTGTGGATAACAAAAAACTTCAATGTGTTTTTCAACCCATTATTGATATTAAACGCAAGCGAGTGTGTGCTTTTGAGGGATTGGTTCGTGGTCCATTCGATTCTGTTCTCTACCATCCCTTAAATTTATTTAAAGTTGCTGATGAGCAAGGCGTTCTCTATGAGTTAGATACCTTTTCAAGAATATCAACCATCCAATCTTTTGCAAAACAGGCCGCTAAAGATGAGCACCTGCATCTGTTTCTTAATATCTCTATTAATGCGGTGATGAACTCTGCGCATCAGAAGGGGATAACGCTTGATGCTCTAGAGTTTTTTGGAATTTCTCCTGAAAGAGTGGTGATTGAAATTACCGAGTTACAACCTGTAGATAATTTTGAAGCCTTTATTACCGCTATAAATTATTATCGCTCCATTGGTTTTAAAGTGGCTATTGATGATTTAGGTAGTGGCTATAACGGGTTACGTATTTGGTCAGAGCTTCGTCCCGATTTTGTGAAGATAGACCGTCATTTTGTTTCTGATATACATCTGAATGATGATAAAAGAATGTTTATGGAAACCTTAATGGCTTTGGCAAAAAGCACCAACACCAAAGTAGTGGCCGAAGGTGTGGAATCCGAAAAAGAGCTAGAGGTCTTGACGTTTCTAGGAGTGGATTTAGTGCAGGGTTTTTTATTTAAAAAACCAGAAGAGATTATTTGCGAAGATTTACTGTACGAATGGCCTGAAACACAGATAGAAAATAAGGCTGAAAAGGGCGAAGCAACCGTTGCTGAGATTGCATTTGAACACCCTCAAGTTAAGCCTAATCAGCTGGTTAATGCGGTTTCTGAGATGTTTTTAGAACATGCTGAATTTGATTATTTTCCTGTTGTTGAAAATAAACAGGTTGTGGGAATGATATGGCGTCGGGATTTAATGGATTTGCTTGCGCGTAAGTTTGGTCAAGAGTTGCATGCGCGAAAATCTGTGGCGAGTGTAATGGATAAAACGCCGATTATTGTTGACTCAAGAACCTCTTTGGTTGATTTAAGTCGTTTGGTTACCGATAGCAATGAGTTTGGTTCTAGAGACGCATTTATCGTTGAGAAAAAGAAAAAATATTTAGGCTGTGGAGACTTTAAAGACCTGTTGAGAAAAATAACCGATTTAAAGGTTGAAAGTGCGCAGTATGCCAACCCTCTATCAGGCCTGCCAGGGAATGTACCCATTCAGAAAAAACTCAATAAACTGTTAAAAAGCCAGCAAGACTTTATGGTGATGTATATTGATGTGGATAATTTTAAGCCCTTTAATGATAACTATAGTTTTGAGGAAGGAGATGGTGTTATTCGTTTGATCGCCGATATTCTTAATCAGGCTATGCCAGAAGAGCAAGTCATACATGGAGAAACCTTTGTTGGGCATATTGGTGGAGATGACTTTGTGGTTATGAGTACCTTTATTGAAGAGCATGTTGTCTGGGCTGAACGGATATTAAAAACATTTAAAGAAGAAATCTTACATTTTTATAACGAACAAGATCAGTTAAGAGGGGGAATAGATTCGCTAGATAGGGATGGAAACAGTAAGTTTTATCACTTGATGAGTTTATCTATTGGTATTTTATTGGTGCCCCCCAAGTCTTTTGAGCATACCCAAAAACTGTCATCCTATGCCACTAAAGCCAAAAAAGGGGCTAAGGCGTTAGGAGGTGACACCTATTTTATTGTTGATTCAAAAAACAGCTTATAAAAGGCAAACCTTATCGCTATAAAATATCCTGCAATAATGTTGGTTTATGGTAGTGGTAGCCTTGAGCATAGTCGATTCCAACTGATTTTAACCAATCTGAAACTTCTTGATTTTCTACAAATTCGGCAATGGTTTCAATTTTCATTTCACCACTGATTTGGTGAATCGCTCTCAC
Protein-coding regions in this window:
- a CDS encoding 16S rRNA (uracil(1498)-N(3))-methyltransferase — its product is MRISRLFLEGNYQANQTIALPKEQAHYALTVLRLKNDYVIEAFNGKGLLAKGKLIVTSRRTADLLIETVEESNNESPLHTVLVQGISKGDRMDYSIQKAVELGITTIQPIFTERCDVKLQDDKLEKRRAQWQSIVINACEQSGRTVVPKIQPILTYQAWLNQLSEPFGLVLDPYASHTLKSISQPPIEHPIQLLIGPEGGLTEEEVLQAKQAGLTPVQLGPRVLRTETAGPAIIAIIQTLWGDF
- the metF gene encoding methylenetetrahydrofolate reductase [NAD(P)H]; protein product: MKSQQKYAQKFSLEFFPPRTEPGMDKLKTVINELGALNPEYMSVTYGAGGTTQEKTLETVKYIQQNTPHAAAPHLTCIGACQESVTELLDTYEALGIKRIVALRGDLPSGMMDPGEFKYASDLVKFIKDTRGDTFHIEVAAYPETHPQARNCDIGIKWFKHKVEQGADSAITQYFFNFDSYRYFIDNCERNGIDLPIIPGIMPITNYENLIRFSEGCGAEVPRWLKCRLESFEDDKESLLSFGKDVVQELAQKLLDAGAPGIHFYSMNSIEPTLEITKNLTFK
- the metK gene encoding methionine adenosyltransferase, whose protein sequence is MTKTTVFTSESVSEGHPDKIADQISDAMLDAILKQDPRARVACETFVKTGMVMLGGEITTEAWVDQEELVRKVVKEIGYDHGDLGFDGETCAVLSSIGKQSPEIAMGVDDTAEHEQGAGDQGLMFGYASNETDVLMPAPIYYAHRLMERQAYVRKSGQLDWLRPDAKSQVTLRYEDGQPVAIDAVVLSTQHGPEVDNKTLREAIMEEIIKPVLPAEWLHKDTQYHINPTGRFVIGGPVGDAGLTGRKIIVDTYGGMARHGGGAFSGKDPSKVDRSAAYAGRYVAKNIVAAGLADKCEIQVSYAIGVAEPTSISIETFGTEKVDIQLIERLVREHFDLRPKGLIAMLDLYRPIYQKTASYGHFGRELPEFTWEKTDKADALRADAGL
- a CDS encoding bifunctional diguanylate cyclase/phosphodiesterase, which encodes MKLTLADSNIKKWLRPFMPLFKNSNSNHSEFHPTSVLDASQRLMLMQSGLGSELLDIVDNKKLQCVFQPIIDIKRKRVCAFEGLVRGPFDSVLYHPLNLFKVADEQGVLYELDTFSRISTIQSFAKQAAKDEHLHLFLNISINAVMNSAHQKGITLDALEFFGISPERVVIEITELQPVDNFEAFITAINYYRSIGFKVAIDDLGSGYNGLRIWSELRPDFVKIDRHFVSDIHLNDDKRMFMETLMALAKSTNTKVVAEGVESEKELEVLTFLGVDLVQGFLFKKPEEIICEDLLYEWPETQIENKAEKGEATVAEIAFEHPQVKPNQLVNAVSEMFLEHAEFDYFPVVENKQVVGMIWRRDLMDLLARKFGQELHARKSVASVMDKTPIIVDSRTSLVDLSRLVTDSNEFGSRDAFIVEKKKKYLGCGDFKDLLRKITDLKVESAQYANPLSGLPGNVPIQKKLNKLLKSQQDFMVMYIDVDNFKPFNDNYSFEEGDGVIRLIADILNQAMPEEQVIHGETFVGHIGGDDFVVMSTFIEEHVVWAERILKTFKEEILHFYNEQDQLRGGIDSLDRDGNSKFYHLMSLSIGILLVPPKSFEHTQKLSSYATKAKKGAKALGGDTYFIVDSKNSL